DNA sequence from the Anaerosporomusa subterranea genome:
CTATACCTTAAGGGCGACAAATATTTTGCTTGTTGCACCACAAGTTTCTGCTGGAACAGCGGTAACGACCGCGGCTGTAGGGGCGGTAACGTTCATTGCCGAAAAAATTAAGGCGTGCAGAACAGCTTCGCCCGTTACTAACTCGGATGTATTTTTCAATATATGAGCATTGATTGTGCCAGCCTTGTCTTGACTTAGTTGGTTCAAGTTTGCACGCGGGTGGGTGATAGAAATACAATGCTCTGCAGATAATAGAACAACAATCCAGGGAGCAGTAGGTCTCACCCAGAGAGTGAAGAAAACAAAAACGTATATGCAGCCATTATTGAATTTGCTGATTTTAAGTATATCAGAGATTAGTTATCTGTTTGGAATATTAATTGTAGTGGGGTCTATAGAGGAATATTCAGCAACGGAAGCTTTGATTCTCCAAGTTTTTGGATATTCCTATTGTTAGCAATAGCTACAGCATCACATATTGCATTAAGCAAGGGAAGACATAAAAAACGCTATTTCGGGGCTGGCAGTTACTCTATTCGTGGTTGTATTACTTAATATTGGTGCATCGTTATTTGGATTTGAAACACCAAAATATGTGATGATAGTTGCCAAGTATAATATATACCTGGTATCTGTATTATCCATATCGATAACATTTTCCCTAGTAACAGCCTTCGTCATGGGGGTATTTTGCTGGATCAGAGATAGTTGATTTGGCAATTCTATAGCTGTTGTTGAGAACGAGTTGCCAATTTTGAAGGATGAACTATAGAGGTTAGTCCGGTGACTCACCCAAGTCTGGGTAACAATCTGGCTAACAAAACGGTTTGTAACTGCCTGGACTTAGACAAACTCATGAAACAAAAAAGCCAGCAAGGCCTGGCTTTAACGGACTTGCTGGCACTATAAAGACTACTTAATACAACCATCAGCCAACTTCAAAACTGCCTGCGGGGCGCTCTGCCGTCCTGGGTGGGTTCGATTCCTACACGCTCCCGCCATAAGCAGACGCACGGCTTAGTTCGCTGCAAAGCTGCGAGCTTCATTAATACATTGAGCTTTCAGGGCTTTTACCCTGGGAGTTTTTGTGTTCTTGGAGAGGGTATTTGCTAGAGGCGTTGACAAAATTGACAATCGGCCTAAGCCTTAATGGCAAAAGCCGAATTTGGGGATTAACGGTGTTGAATCCGACTTCAACCTTGGTCTATGTAGGTTAATGTATTAATCGGGTGCTCTTGAGGCTGCAGCGAATCCAAGTCAAGCTGGGGATTAACGATCACCATAGCCAACTTCCACCACGCGTTGCATATGTGGGGATCGACTATAACTTGCTGTTGCAGGTCCATGTCCTTCTCCCTTTCTCCAACGTGGTCCAATTTAAATTTCAACAACGGCGGCCAATCTGACTGCCGTTGAATGGAGGAGAATACCCCAGAAGTGAGTTACCGTTTGCAGTCAGTGCTGTCAACTGAGCATTCTTGGTTGCTGTTTTAGAGTTTGCGGGGTGCACTTTAGGTTCATTGCATCAAGTTTTGGAGAAGTTTACTTGTAGTTTCTTTGCTGATGGCACTCACTCCAACACTAGTATTTTCAAAGATCAAGCGCTCGATAGCTAGATAATTCTGGGAACCAGGGCGCAAGACAGCTTGATAGGGATGTTACAACGAGCCTATAAGCCTCCACTGACACGGCCTGGCTTAAGCTTACATGTCAACTGTGATGACTTCGATGATGCTGGTTTTTCCCCACCTACTCCTTCGTTTTTCCAGAGCAATTGACAGCTATGACTGTCAGCATGTTTATCGCAAACGACTCATCTTTAAATTTGCGATATCGGGGCAGACTAAAGGGAACAGAAACAGGGAAGAGGAAGCATATGAAGGATTCAGTGATTTTAGTCCCGCCCCAAATCATGTCTGCCATGACCGAAATTTGGGATGCGAAGCAGATTGACCCTGGGCAGTATCAGGCAGTGCTGGCAGAAGCAGAAAGACGAGAGGATTCTGATACGGTACAGTGGTTAAGGAATAATTACAGGGAGCCCAGATCGGATTTGCGCCAGATCACGAGTAATTTGTTTTGGCGAAGAGCAATAAATAGTGTATTCACCTCGAAACAAAGAAGATGAGCCGGATTTTCCCGGCTCGTCTTCAAATAGTATGTTCAGTTCTTCTTTCTGCTTTCGCTTCAGTAGTTTCGTGTTCTGCATTCTCCACCATATAAGACTCGGCCATTGCGATCATTTTTTTCACTTTCTCGCCGCCAATCTTTCCACCAATCTTACCAACTTCTCTGGTTGTTAGGTTTCCATTGTCTCCTTGATCCAGAGGTATTCCTAACTCTTCAGCGACTTTGTGTTTGTCAGGCAAGGAAGCATCTAATTCTTCCATTGTGTCGATTTTGCCTTTCATAGAATCGCCTCCTTCTTGTAAGAATAGTTTGCCCGCATTAAAGAAAAGTATTATTTCCTATGTCTGGATCAGCCTAATTTCCATGCCCATTTTTCTAGCTTAGTATTAAACGTAGTATTTTGGCTATTCTGGGGACAATATTTAGGAAGTGTTCTTACTCTAAATAATTGGAGGTGACAAATGCAGCCGTTAGTAGTGTTAACAAGAACGAGGCATGTCGAAAGTGTGCATACCGGATACGTATGTATCGTGGATTCTTCTAATAATTTGCTTGCTAGTATTGGCGACAGTTCCCAAAAGATATTTCTGCGATCATCGGCCAAACCGTTCCAAGCTGTAGCAGCCGTTAGTTCCGGAGCAACCGGCCATTACGGAATCACATCCGAAGAACTGGCTGTTATGTGCGCGTCCCATAGCGGAGAGGAAATACACCGGAAAACTGTTCAATCGATTTTGACCAAAGTGGGATTAGCAGAGAGTGACCTGGAGTGCGGCGCAGCTAACCCCTATAATCAAGAGACCAACGAGTGGCTTACTCGCCACCGAGAAAAGCCAACATCGCTTTATAACTGTTGCTCAGGGAAGCATGCGGGGATGCTTTTACTCTGCAAGTTCCTCGGCTATCCCACGGAAAACTATATTGCGCCTGACCACCCGGTTCAGCGGCACATCTTTCAAACCATGGCAGAACTGCTGGGCTGTTCAGCGGAAGATATCATTTTGGGCGAGGATGGTTGTGGCGTTCCGAACTGTCTGATAACCCTAAGGCAGGCAGCCTACCTCTACGCACTCCTTGCCGGGCCGGGTCACAGCCATGAGTACAAACAGGCTTTGGCGAAGATAAAGGAAGCGATACTGGCAAATCCGCTAATGATTAGTGGGACTGGCGAGTTCTGCACAGAGCTGATGCAAAACTCCGACGGTAAAGTTGTCGGTAAAGTTGGCGGTGAAGGAGTTTATGGCTTGGGTATAGTGGGGACAGATAAAGGTATTTGCATTAAAATTGCCGATGGCAACGAAAGAGCCGTTTATCCCGTGGTTGTCCGAGTCCTGCGTCAATTGGGCGTTTTTGATCAAGCAGCGGAAGACCGGTTGCACAAGTGGGCTTATCCGCCTGTTAATAACCATCGCGGAAAGATGGTCGGCCATACCCTGCCAGTATTTGATATATATAACTCGCTCAGGAACTTCAGCTTAGCTTCCGGTGACGAATACGACCTCGAAGGTGAAAATGATGAAACCTCTGGTAGCTGTCACGCGTAATGGGTATATTGAAAGCCTGCACTGGGGATTAGTATGTGCGGCAGACGCCGACGGTAAGGTAGTCTTTGCCATCGGTGACTCGGAGACGAAGATGTTCTTCCGCTCGTCGGCAAAACCAATCCAAGCTATCCCGATGATTCAGGCCGGTGCTGCTAGTGCGTATGGTTTTACTGCCGAGGAAATTGCCCTGGCCTGCGCATCCCACACAGGAACTCCTTCCCATCAAAAGGTCACGGCAAGTATGCTGGCGAAAATTGGTCTGGTTGAAGAGAATCTTCACTGCGGCATTATGCGCCCCTATGACGAGGAAGAGGACAGACGGCTTCTGACGGAGCGGCTGGAGCCGTCGCTGTTGCACTGCAGTTGCTCAGGCAAGCATGCGGCAATGCTGGCTCTGGCTAAGTACAGGGGGCATTCCGTGGATAACTATCACCAGTCAGAACATCCTGTCCAGCAGGAAATCATCCAGATGGTTGCTCGGTTCGCTAATGAAGACCAGGCGAATATCACTGTCGCGACCGATGGTTGCGGGGCACCCATATATCTTCTCCCGGCCAGAAAAATCGCCATGTCGTATGCGCGACTTGTGCAATGGGCTCAAAATGAGCATCATCAATTACATGAGGCGTGCCGCACTGTAGTGCAGTCAATGACCGCGCATCCAGAGATGGTAAGCGGCGAGAAGGAGTTTTGCGCGGCCTTGATGCGGAATACAGGAGGAAGGATCGTCGCCAAGGTTGGCGCTGAGGCCGTATATTGTTTGGGAATACGGGATAGGCACATTGGTATATGCGTTAAGATCGGCGATGGCAATGAGCGGGCGGTATATCCGGCCGTACTTCAGGTCCTGCGAGAACTAGGCGGACTAAAAGATGATGAATTTTCACGGCTGGAGGAATGGTATCACATCCCAGTCCTGAATAATCTAGGTCAGAGGGTAGGAGAGATAAGGCCGGCATTAGGCGCTGTTAGGTTAGGCTTGTCAGTTAGTTAGAGTCTAAGACCTACCCAAGAAAGATAATTTGAACTTTTATTGCTGGACCTATATTAATTAGACGAAGATCCCAACAGGTATAACGCTGTAGTCCACTACACATTAGCCAAACACAATGACAGAGTGTAAGTGCAGATTTACAGATGGCGGGAAATCTTCATTCATAGGCGACTGAACAACTTCAACTACGTTAATGACAAAAGTGCCCAAATGGCTTTGGGCACTTTTGTGTTTCTACAGCAGCGGAAGAAATTATTCGCAATTCTTTATTGACGCGTTCATCAGCTTTTTGGCCAACAGACAGTCGCCCGGCGTAAACTGGTAACGATCAAGTTGCATAAGCGGTGCCCAGATGTATTCTGTGTGCTCCGTTAAGTGAATGTCTCCTGCTACCCAGCGGCAAAAGAGTGCGTGAATGCGGAGTTGTCCTTCAGGAAACGTATGAATGATCTCGCAGAACGGTTTAACGATTTCGATGGTAATCAAAAACTCTTCTAGTAATTCGCGTTTAACACAGTCTTCGGCCGTTTCGCCCGGATCAATTTTACCGCCGGGGAATTCCCATAACCCAGCAAAGCGGCCCTCGGCCCCCTTCTTGGCAATGAAGACGCTATCTGCTTTCAGTATAATCGCGGCAGTTACTTCTAGCATGTTGTGACCTCCTGCGACATAGTTGGCGTTGAAGCGTGTTTTACGAAATATTATACGATGACAGTAGATTATCCTTCTCCATCTGCTGCCGGTGCAATAAGTTTATACACCTTATAGAAAATATAATTTTTGCGATGCCCAAGCTTTGGCCCTCTGTGTCCCCGTTACCACTCTGTACCCTGTGGATGTTGCCCCGTACTTCCGCTAAGGACTGCAGCGGTCTTTCTTAAAAGAGCTAGAAATTATAAGTATTCTGAAGCCGCAAAGCCAGATAAAAACAAGTGACAATGAATTAACCTCCATAACGCAACAGGCGCTATGAGCCTGCGCCAAAAGGAACGCAAAAAAACACGATGCGCACATCGTGCTCATCGATCCTTT
Encoded proteins:
- a CDS encoding small, acid-soluble spore protein, alpha/beta type codes for the protein MKGKIDTMEELDASLPDKHKVAEELGIPLDQGDNGNLTTREVGKIGGKIGGEKVKKMIAMAESYMVENAEHETTEAKAERRTEHTI
- a CDS encoding asparaginase is translated as MQPLVVLTRTRHVESVHTGYVCIVDSSNNLLASIGDSSQKIFLRSSAKPFQAVAAVSSGATGHYGITSEELAVMCASHSGEEIHRKTVQSILTKVGLAESDLECGAANPYNQETNEWLTRHREKPTSLYNCCSGKHAGMLLLCKFLGYPTENYIAPDHPVQRHIFQTMAELLGCSAEDIILGEDGCGVPNCLITLRQAAYLYALLAGPGHSHEYKQALAKIKEAILANPLMISGTGEFCTELMQNSDGKVVGKVGGEGVYGLGIVGTDKGICIKIADGNERAVYPVVVRVLRQLGVFDQAAEDRLHKWAYPPVNNHRGKMVGHTLPVFDIYNSLRNFSLASGDEYDLEGENDETSGSCHA
- a CDS encoding (deoxy)nucleoside triphosphate pyrophosphohydrolase, producing MLEVTAAIILKADSVFIAKKGAEGRFAGLWEFPGGKIDPGETAEDCVKRELLEEFLITIEIVKPFCEIIHTFPEGQLRIHALFCRWVAGDIHLTEHTEYIWAPLMQLDRYQFTPGDCLLAKKLMNASIKNCE
- a CDS encoding asparaginase: MMKPLVAVTRNGYIESLHWGLVCAADADGKVVFAIGDSETKMFFRSSAKPIQAIPMIQAGAASAYGFTAEEIALACASHTGTPSHQKVTASMLAKIGLVEENLHCGIMRPYDEEEDRRLLTERLEPSLLHCSCSGKHAAMLALAKYRGHSVDNYHQSEHPVQQEIIQMVARFANEDQANITVATDGCGAPIYLLPARKIAMSYARLVQWAQNEHHQLHEACRTVVQSMTAHPEMVSGEKEFCAALMRNTGGRIVAKVGAEAVYCLGIRDRHIGICVKIGDGNERAVYPAVLQVLRELGGLKDDEFSRLEEWYHIPVLNNLGQRVGEIRPALGAVRLGLSVS